From Acidobacteriota bacterium, the proteins below share one genomic window:
- a CDS encoding SRPBCC domain-containing protein, with protein sequence MHIPVAPEKVFGALDSDQGRASFWAESAAQVDGRIEFQFINGYTYRGKVIERKPPRIFSVEYMGGPVRFELTPDGRGGTDLLLTHSGTSRDQWNEVHAGWLNVLFPLKGWLTFGVDLRNHDPERCWDHGYADQ encoded by the coding sequence ATGCACATTCCGGTAGCGCCGGAGAAGGTCTTTGGAGCGCTCGACTCCGACCAAGGGCGCGCGTCGTTCTGGGCGGAATCGGCTGCTCAAGTGGATGGGCGCATCGAGTTCCAGTTTATCAACGGCTACACCTACAGGGGCAAAGTGATCGAGCGAAAACCTCCAAGGATATTTTCAGTCGAGTACATGGGTGGACCAGTTCGATTTGAACTGACGCCGGATGGCCGGGGCGGGACGGATCTTCTGCTGACGCACAGCGGAACAAGTCGAGATCAATGGAACGAGGTACATGCTGGCTGGCTGAACGTGCTCTTCCCTCTCAAGGGATGGCTTACGTTCGGTGTGGATCTGCGAAACCATGATCCCGAACGCTGCTGGGACCACGGTTACGCAGATCAGTAA